A genomic stretch from Helianthus annuus cultivar XRQ/B chromosome 1, HanXRQr2.0-SUNRISE, whole genome shotgun sequence includes:
- the LOC110876464 gene encoding uncharacterized protein LOC110876464, with protein sequence MSLVDYASSSSDEEDEPVAKQEPRNTLNLQKSPPEKPQPTNNVPSKLPDASMLLDSPSLPSNMSGTYDHTSVVAAAMAQNASRKRDLKDSTASNPHGKIPRGNLPRPKNVQKTAGGLLCPPQLSGRSNVVTEDINKLFTRRNGSEPPSTRPPSES encoded by the exons atgtcgCTTGTGGATTATGCCTCCTCATCATCAGATGAAGAAGACGAACCAGTCGCTAAACAAGAACCTCGGAACACCCTTAATCTCCAAAAATCACCCCCGGAGAAACCTCAACCTACCAACAA TGTACCCTCGAAATTACCTGATGCATCGATGCTCTTGGATTCGCCATCTCTGCCATCCAATATGAGTGGAACTTATGATCACACGTCTGTAGTTGCAGCTGCAATGGCTCAAAACGCGTCGCGCAAAAGAGATTTGAAAGATTCGACGGCTTCTAATCCTCATGGGAAGATTCCGAGAGGGAATTTGCCTCGCCCAAAGAATGTTCAGAAGACTGCAGGCGGTCTTCTTTGTCCACCTCAGCTTAGCGGAAG GAGCAATGTGGTTACGGAAGATATAAACAAGTTGTTTACGAGAAGAAATGGCTCTGAACCGCCATCTACAAGACCTCCAAGTGAATCTTAG
- the LOC110876470 gene encoding putative calcium-transporting ATPase 11, plasma membrane-type isoform X1, which produces MESYLKENFEVEPKNPTEEALKKWRSAVWLVKNPRRRFRMVADLAKRAAAEKKRRKIQEKIRIALYVQKAALQFIDAANRTERKLSEEVVQAGYDIEPEDLAYIVRSHNTKTYDFHGGLQGLARKIKVSLRDGVLSSDISKRQQIFGYNQFVEKPQRPLWMFIWDALQDMTLIILMVCAVISVGVGIATEGWPKGMYDGLGIILCILLVVVVTAVSDYKQSLQFKDLDKEKKNIIIQVTRDGTRKKVSIYDLVVGDIVHLSIGDQVPADGIFIDGYSLTIDESSLSGESEPVNIDKKKPFLLSGTKVQDGSGKMLVTSVGMKTEWGRLMVTLSEGGDDETPLQVKLNGVATIIGKIGLAFAVLTFLVLTARLILTKYISNELLKWSMNDGLALLNYFAIAVTILVVAVPEGLPLAVTLSLAFAMKKLMNDRALVRHLSACETMGSATCICTDKTGTLTTNHMVVTRLWVAGDTKEIKSKEKLKSSISEKVLTVLLQAVFLNTNSEIVKDDTGKTNIIGSPTETALLEFGLLFQNNYNQETKNVKIVKVEPFNSVKKKMSVLVALSNGKLRAFCKGASEIILNMCDKIINEDGEIVQMSDKQRKAITDVINGFACEALRTICLAFKDLETGSTSDNQDSSSNDIPESNYTVIAVVGIKDPVRPGVKEAVKTCLDAGIMVRMVTGDNINTAKAIAKECGILTADGLAIEGPEFREKSDEQLKDIVPRIQVMARSLPLDKHKLVTFLRNELKEVVAVTGDGTNDAPALHEADIGLAMGIAGTEVAKENADVVIMDDNFKTIVVVARWGRSVYINIQKFVQFQLTVNVVALMTNFVSACTSGSAPLTAVQLLWVNMIMDTLGALALATEPPHDGLMKRPPIGRDVNFITKVMWRNIIGQSIYQLIVLGILQFNGKRLLNLNGPDSTAVLNTMIFNTFVFCQVFNEINSRDMEKINVAKGMFDSWVFMIVMVCTVTFQVIIVELLGTFASTVPLSGSLWLASILMGAVSLPVGAILKYIPVESSAHHGHDGYEPLPRGPDLA; this is translated from the exons ATGGAAAGTTATCTTAAGGAGAACTTTGAGGTTGAGCCCAAGAACCCGACCGAAGAAGCCTTGAAGAAATGGCGGTCGGCTGTGTGGCTCGTCAAGAACCCACGTAGGAGGTTTCGTATGGTCGCGGATCTCGCCAAACGCGCTGCGGCCGAAAAGAAACGAAGGAAGATCCAG GAGAAGATACGGATCGCGTTGTACGTGCAGAAAGCAGCATTGCAGTTCATTGATG CTGCTAACAGAACCGAGCGTAAGCTCTCTGAAGAAGTTGTCCAAGCGGGTTACGACATAGAACCCGAGGATCTTGCTTACATAGTTCGTTCCCACAATACGAAAACTTATGATTTCCATGGTGGGCTTCAAGGACTTGCAAGAAAGATCAAAGTTTCGTTACGGGATGGTGTTCTTTCAAGTGATATATCGAAACGACAACAAATCTTTGGGTATAATCAGTTTGTTGAAAAGCCTCAGAGACCATTATGGATGTTTATATGGGACGCGTTACAAGACATGACGTTGATCATTCTCATGGTATGTGCTGTGATCTCCGTTGGTGTTGGGATTGCCACCGAAGGGTGGCCGAAAGGTATGTACGATGGGTTGGGGATCATTTTATGCATACTTTTGGTCGTGGTGGTTACCGCGGTTAGCGACTATAAACAGTCGTTGCAGTTTAAAGATTTggataaagaaaagaaaaacataatCATTCAAGTCACGCGTGACGGGACGAGAAAAAAGGTTTCGATTTATGATTTGGTTGTCGGGGATATCGTTCATCTTTCAATCGGAGATCAAGTGCCTGCAGACGGGATATTTATCGACGGATATAGTTTAACGATCGATGAATCAAGTTTATCCGGTGAAAGTGAACCGGTGAACATAGACAAAAAGAAACCGTTTCTGTTATCGGGTACTAAAGTTCAAGACGGGTCAGGTAAAATGTTGGTTACGTCTGTCGGAATGAAAACTGAATGGGGAAGATTAATGGTGACATTAAGTGAAGGCGGGGATGACGAGACACCGTTACAAGTGAAGCTAAACGGGGTCGCTACAATTATTGGAAAAATCGGGCTGGCTTTTGCAGTGTTGACTTTTTTGGTGTTGACCGCACGGCTTATACTTACGAAATACATTAGTAATGAATTGTTAAAATGGTCTATGAACGATGGTTTGGCACTTTTGAATTATTTCGCTATCGCGGTTACTATACTAGTAGTTGCGGTTCCTGAAGGGCTGCCGTTAGCGGTTACATTAAGTTTGGCTTTCGCGATGAAGAAACTAATGAACGATCGTGCACTTGTGAGACATCTTTCCGCATGTGAAACAATGGGTTCAGCCACCTGTATTTGTACTGACAAAACCGGAACTTTGACCACAAATCATATGGTTGTGACCCGATTATGGGTCGCTGGCGACACGAAAGAAATTAAAAGTAAAGAAAAACTCAAATCTTCAATCTCCGAGAAGGTTTTAACCGTTCTTTTACAAGCGGTGTTCTTAAACACTAATTCCGAGATCGTAAAGGACGATACCGGAAAGACGAACATAATCGGTTCACCGACAGAAACCGCATTGTTAGAATTTGGATTACTTTTCCAGAACAATTACAATCAAGAAACCAAGAATGTGAAGATTGTTAAAGTCGAGCCTTTTAATTCCGTTAAGAAAAAGATGTCGGTTTTAGTCGCTCTTTCCAACGGAAAGTTGCGAGCGTTCTGCAAAGGCGCGTCTGAAATTATATTAAACATGTGTGACAAGATTATAAACGAAGACGGAGAGATCGTACAAATGTCTGATAAACAAAGGAAAGCTATAACAGATGTGATTAACGGTTTTGCGTGTGAAGCTCTTAGAACAATATGTTTGGCTTTTAAGGATCTCGAAACCGGTTCTACCAGTGATAATCAAGATAGTAGTAGTAACGATATTCCCGAGAGTAATTACACTGTAATTGCGGTGGTTGGAATTAAGGATCCGGTGAGGCCCGGGGTTAAAGAGGCGGTTAAGACTTGTTTGGATGCGGGGATTATGGTTAGGATGGTGACGGGTGATAATATTAATACTGCTAAAGCTATTGCTAAAGAATGTGGGATATTGACGGCAGACGGTTTGGCTATTGAGGGGCCGGAGTTTAGAGAAAAAAGCGATGAACAGTTGAAGGATATTGTGCCTAGAATTCAAGTGATGGCAAGATCATTACCTCTTGATAAACATAAATTAGTTACGTTTTTAAGGAATGAGTTAAAGGAAGTTGTGGCTGTTACGGGTGATGGGACTAATGATGCACCTGCTTTGCACGAAGCTGATATCGGACTAGCCATGGGTATTGCTGGAACTGAG GTTGCAAAAGAAAACGCGGATGTGGTAATTATGGACGACAATTTCAAGACGATAGTAGTCGTTGCTAGATGGGGCCGTTCGGTTTACATTAACATCCAAAAGTTTGTGCAATTCCAGTTGACAGTTAATGTGGTTGCACTCATGACCAATTTTGTTTCTGCATGCACATCAG GGTCTGCTCCACTAACTGCTGTTCAATTGCTTTGGGTGAACATGATTATGGACACACTTGGTGCTTTAGCTTTAGCTACAGAACCACCTCATGATGGTTTAATGAAAAGACCGCCAATTGGGCGGGATGTCAACTTTATTACAAAGGTTATGTGGCGTAATATCATTGGTCAAAGTATATATCAACTTATTGTTCTTGGTATTCTCCAGTTTAATGGGAAACGTCTTCTTAATCTCAACGGTCCAGATTCTACCGCTGTTCTTAACACAATGATCTTTAATACCTTTGTGTTCTGCCAG GTATTTAATGAAATAAACAGTCGCGACATGGAGAAAATAAATGTGGCGAAAGGAATGTTTGACAGTTGGGTGTTCATGATAGTGATGGTGTGTACTGTCACATTCCAAGTTATCATAGTTGAACTGTTAGGCACATTTGCATCCACGGTTCCGCTAAGTGGGAGCCTGTGGTTGGCTAGCATTCTGATGGGTGCCGTTAGCCTGCCGGTTGGAGCCATCCTGAAATACATCCCGGTTGAGTCTTCCGCACACCATGGTCACGATGGCTACGAACCACTTCCAAGGGGTCCAGATTTGGCTTAA
- the LOC110876470 gene encoding calcium-transporting ATPase 4, plasma membrane-type isoform X2, with protein sequence MDVCICNDFNVLKEKIRIALYVQKAALQFIDAANRTERKLSEEVVQAGYDIEPEDLAYIVRSHNTKTYDFHGGLQGLARKIKVSLRDGVLSSDISKRQQIFGYNQFVEKPQRPLWMFIWDALQDMTLIILMVCAVISVGVGIATEGWPKGMYDGLGIILCILLVVVVTAVSDYKQSLQFKDLDKEKKNIIIQVTRDGTRKKVSIYDLVVGDIVHLSIGDQVPADGIFIDGYSLTIDESSLSGESEPVNIDKKKPFLLSGTKVQDGSGKMLVTSVGMKTEWGRLMVTLSEGGDDETPLQVKLNGVATIIGKIGLAFAVLTFLVLTARLILTKYISNELLKWSMNDGLALLNYFAIAVTILVVAVPEGLPLAVTLSLAFAMKKLMNDRALVRHLSACETMGSATCICTDKTGTLTTNHMVVTRLWVAGDTKEIKSKEKLKSSISEKVLTVLLQAVFLNTNSEIVKDDTGKTNIIGSPTETALLEFGLLFQNNYNQETKNVKIVKVEPFNSVKKKMSVLVALSNGKLRAFCKGASEIILNMCDKIINEDGEIVQMSDKQRKAITDVINGFACEALRTICLAFKDLETGSTSDNQDSSSNDIPESNYTVIAVVGIKDPVRPGVKEAVKTCLDAGIMVRMVTGDNINTAKAIAKECGILTADGLAIEGPEFREKSDEQLKDIVPRIQVMARSLPLDKHKLVTFLRNELKEVVAVTGDGTNDAPALHEADIGLAMGIAGTEVAKENADVVIMDDNFKTIVVVARWGRSVYINIQKFVQFQLTVNVVALMTNFVSACTSGSAPLTAVQLLWVNMIMDTLGALALATEPPHDGLMKRPPIGRDVNFITKVMWRNIIGQSIYQLIVLGILQFNGKRLLNLNGPDSTAVLNTMIFNTFVFCQVFNEINSRDMEKINVAKGMFDSWVFMIVMVCTVTFQVIIVELLGTFASTVPLSGSLWLASILMGAVSLPVGAILKYIPVESSAHHGHDGYEPLPRGPDLA encoded by the exons ATGGATGTCTGTATATGcaatgatttcaatgttttaaAG GAGAAGATACGGATCGCGTTGTACGTGCAGAAAGCAGCATTGCAGTTCATTGATG CTGCTAACAGAACCGAGCGTAAGCTCTCTGAAGAAGTTGTCCAAGCGGGTTACGACATAGAACCCGAGGATCTTGCTTACATAGTTCGTTCCCACAATACGAAAACTTATGATTTCCATGGTGGGCTTCAAGGACTTGCAAGAAAGATCAAAGTTTCGTTACGGGATGGTGTTCTTTCAAGTGATATATCGAAACGACAACAAATCTTTGGGTATAATCAGTTTGTTGAAAAGCCTCAGAGACCATTATGGATGTTTATATGGGACGCGTTACAAGACATGACGTTGATCATTCTCATGGTATGTGCTGTGATCTCCGTTGGTGTTGGGATTGCCACCGAAGGGTGGCCGAAAGGTATGTACGATGGGTTGGGGATCATTTTATGCATACTTTTGGTCGTGGTGGTTACCGCGGTTAGCGACTATAAACAGTCGTTGCAGTTTAAAGATTTggataaagaaaagaaaaacataatCATTCAAGTCACGCGTGACGGGACGAGAAAAAAGGTTTCGATTTATGATTTGGTTGTCGGGGATATCGTTCATCTTTCAATCGGAGATCAAGTGCCTGCAGACGGGATATTTATCGACGGATATAGTTTAACGATCGATGAATCAAGTTTATCCGGTGAAAGTGAACCGGTGAACATAGACAAAAAGAAACCGTTTCTGTTATCGGGTACTAAAGTTCAAGACGGGTCAGGTAAAATGTTGGTTACGTCTGTCGGAATGAAAACTGAATGGGGAAGATTAATGGTGACATTAAGTGAAGGCGGGGATGACGAGACACCGTTACAAGTGAAGCTAAACGGGGTCGCTACAATTATTGGAAAAATCGGGCTGGCTTTTGCAGTGTTGACTTTTTTGGTGTTGACCGCACGGCTTATACTTACGAAATACATTAGTAATGAATTGTTAAAATGGTCTATGAACGATGGTTTGGCACTTTTGAATTATTTCGCTATCGCGGTTACTATACTAGTAGTTGCGGTTCCTGAAGGGCTGCCGTTAGCGGTTACATTAAGTTTGGCTTTCGCGATGAAGAAACTAATGAACGATCGTGCACTTGTGAGACATCTTTCCGCATGTGAAACAATGGGTTCAGCCACCTGTATTTGTACTGACAAAACCGGAACTTTGACCACAAATCATATGGTTGTGACCCGATTATGGGTCGCTGGCGACACGAAAGAAATTAAAAGTAAAGAAAAACTCAAATCTTCAATCTCCGAGAAGGTTTTAACCGTTCTTTTACAAGCGGTGTTCTTAAACACTAATTCCGAGATCGTAAAGGACGATACCGGAAAGACGAACATAATCGGTTCACCGACAGAAACCGCATTGTTAGAATTTGGATTACTTTTCCAGAACAATTACAATCAAGAAACCAAGAATGTGAAGATTGTTAAAGTCGAGCCTTTTAATTCCGTTAAGAAAAAGATGTCGGTTTTAGTCGCTCTTTCCAACGGAAAGTTGCGAGCGTTCTGCAAAGGCGCGTCTGAAATTATATTAAACATGTGTGACAAGATTATAAACGAAGACGGAGAGATCGTACAAATGTCTGATAAACAAAGGAAAGCTATAACAGATGTGATTAACGGTTTTGCGTGTGAAGCTCTTAGAACAATATGTTTGGCTTTTAAGGATCTCGAAACCGGTTCTACCAGTGATAATCAAGATAGTAGTAGTAACGATATTCCCGAGAGTAATTACACTGTAATTGCGGTGGTTGGAATTAAGGATCCGGTGAGGCCCGGGGTTAAAGAGGCGGTTAAGACTTGTTTGGATGCGGGGATTATGGTTAGGATGGTGACGGGTGATAATATTAATACTGCTAAAGCTATTGCTAAAGAATGTGGGATATTGACGGCAGACGGTTTGGCTATTGAGGGGCCGGAGTTTAGAGAAAAAAGCGATGAACAGTTGAAGGATATTGTGCCTAGAATTCAAGTGATGGCAAGATCATTACCTCTTGATAAACATAAATTAGTTACGTTTTTAAGGAATGAGTTAAAGGAAGTTGTGGCTGTTACGGGTGATGGGACTAATGATGCACCTGCTTTGCACGAAGCTGATATCGGACTAGCCATGGGTATTGCTGGAACTGAG GTTGCAAAAGAAAACGCGGATGTGGTAATTATGGACGACAATTTCAAGACGATAGTAGTCGTTGCTAGATGGGGCCGTTCGGTTTACATTAACATCCAAAAGTTTGTGCAATTCCAGTTGACAGTTAATGTGGTTGCACTCATGACCAATTTTGTTTCTGCATGCACATCAG GGTCTGCTCCACTAACTGCTGTTCAATTGCTTTGGGTGAACATGATTATGGACACACTTGGTGCTTTAGCTTTAGCTACAGAACCACCTCATGATGGTTTAATGAAAAGACCGCCAATTGGGCGGGATGTCAACTTTATTACAAAGGTTATGTGGCGTAATATCATTGGTCAAAGTATATATCAACTTATTGTTCTTGGTATTCTCCAGTTTAATGGGAAACGTCTTCTTAATCTCAACGGTCCAGATTCTACCGCTGTTCTTAACACAATGATCTTTAATACCTTTGTGTTCTGCCAG GTATTTAATGAAATAAACAGTCGCGACATGGAGAAAATAAATGTGGCGAAAGGAATGTTTGACAGTTGGGTGTTCATGATAGTGATGGTGTGTACTGTCACATTCCAAGTTATCATAGTTGAACTGTTAGGCACATTTGCATCCACGGTTCCGCTAAGTGGGAGCCTGTGGTTGGCTAGCATTCTGATGGGTGCCGTTAGCCTGCCGGTTGGAGCCATCCTGAAATACATCCCGGTTGAGTCTTCCGCACACCATGGTCACGATGGCTACGAACCACTTCCAAGGGGTCCAGATTTGGCTTAA